The Mytilus galloprovincialis chromosome 7, xbMytGall1.hap1.1, whole genome shotgun sequence genome has a window encoding:
- the LOC143081925 gene encoding uncharacterized protein LOC143081925, producing MGLFTMLSIIFVFKLLYAFNVFAMDSNEWKLIFKAATGGKGSVYELFTGPDILNVDNVHAQSLLQPIKEHFKSDIVNQWSELGISEVLVKIHNNGEEVAYFMFDGVGSNKTNWFSLARLKQSSYADLYNSTTNVSINFFSIIGYQVPPLHFRTFYINSVWEGCPNDTGWLLILDANSILGCPTWEDIHLTEIPAILYSPLQTMANYEKEATALLAESMTVSGRCKSIKNVSS from the exons atgggtttatttacAATGCTGAGTATTATTTTCGTTTTCAAGTTGTTATACGCTTTCAATGTTTTTGCTATGGATTCAAATGAAtggaaattaatatttaaagcaGCAACTGGAG GCAAAGGAAGTGTGTATGAACTATTTACCGGTCCTGATATTCTCAATGTAGATAATGTTCATGCACAATCGCTATTGCAACCAATAAAGGAGCATTTTAAGTCGGATATTGTAAACCAATGGTCAGAGCTCGGTATTTCAGAg GTCCTTGTTAAAATACATAACAATGGTGAGGAGGTTGCGTACTTTATGTTTGACGGAGTAGGAAGCAACAAGACCAACTGGTTCAGTCTTGCTCGATTAAAACAGTCAAGTTATGCTGATTTATACAACTCTACTACAAATGTTTCAATAAATTTCTTCAGTATAATCGG ATATCAAGTGCCACCACTTCACTTTCGAACCTTTTACATTAACTCAGTATGGGAAGGATGCCCAAACGACACTGGATGGCTATTAATTCTTGATGCAAACAGCATATTGGGTTGTCCTACGTGGGAGGACATTCACTTAACAGAGATACCAGCTATACTATATAGTCCACTTCAAACAATGGCCAATTACGAAAAAG AAGCCACTGCTTTATTAGCTGAAAGTATGACTGTATCTGGTAGATGTAAGTCTATAAAGAACGTTAGTAGTTAA
- the LOC143083590 gene encoding uncharacterized protein LOC143083590 isoform X1 yields the protein MDLFLKYSVVAILSSHVLAFKFNLTKVTSFPIKYPGFTSLYEIFDNTVNSSKYDLLISTFDPVPFSTDTVQIVSDVGKQLSSNSSNIIPKIVTTKVTWPNEISGVPRSVFNKTMVAIPDGFLVPFKTDGSISLVDIDGKGPYKLTDDQTGKWFYHRVVWKDMDLDGDLDILTCRAREPVIGIGKDSKMLWLENPGNYYTPWRPTVIAHGPDIFVIDAVLNTTDGPRDCLIAAQFFTSSLTIYWVDNKIANWTDASKIKSRVIDNSIGNVFDVTVTDLNNDGKPDLLVTNNGEIGSLYAYEVPSDFRSGDFKRHSIATGFKPGISGTGKGAPGAAMPVYPNTKVNASKPSILLSGDDDGKAYYLEPVSNEPSDWLYSMMMFLDAGDGTVGELSFADVDGDSYVEVFAPSYSTNELFVYRFT from the exons atggatttatttttaaaatactcaGTTGTCGCTATTTTAAGCAGCCATGTACTTGcttttaaattcaatttgacTAAAGTGACGTCGTTTCCTATTAAATATCCCGGATTTACGTCATTATACGAAATTTTTGACAATACTGTTAACTCTTCGAAGTATGACCTGCTTATATCAACATTTGATCCAGTGCCGTTCAGTACAGACACGGTGCAGATTGTTTCGGACGTAGGGAAACAACTCTCATCGAACAGCAGTAATATTATTCCAAAGATAGTCACAACAAAAGTGACATGGCCAAACGAGATTTCAGGAGTTCCAA GATCCGTTTTCAACAAAACAATGGTTGCAATTCCCGATGGATTCCTAGTGCCATTTAAAACAGATGGTTCCATAAGCCTGGTCGATATTGATGGGAAAGGACCTTACAAACTAACAGACGACCAAACAGGGAAATGGTTTTATCACAGAGTAGTGTGGAAAGATATGGACCTAGATGGAGACTTAGATATACTAACTTGTAGAGCTAGGGAACCTGTTATAGGAATAG GGAAAGATTCTAAAATGCTGTGGTTAGAAAATCCTGGGAATTACTATACACCTTGGCGACCAACTGTTATTGCACATGGACCAGACATCTTTGTCATTGATGCAGTATTGAATACAACAGATGGACCACGTGACTGTTTGATAGCTGCACAGTTCTTCACATCTAGTTTGACGATTTATTGGGTTGATAATAAGATAGCAAACTGGACCGATGCGTCTAAG ATTAAATCCAGGGTAATAGATAATAGCATTGGCAATGTATTTGATGTGACTGTGACTGATCTGAACAATGATGGTAAACCAGACCTTCTGGTTACTAATAATGGCGAAATTGGGTCTCTTTATGCCTATGAAGTACCTTCAGACTTTAg ATCTGGAGACTTCAAGAGACACTCAATAGCGACGGGATTTAAACCAGGAATATCTGGAACAGGGAAAGGAGCACCAGGAGCAGCAATGCCGGTGTATCCAAATACCAAAGTTAACGC ATCAAAGCCCTCAATTTTATTATCTGGAGATGATGATGGCAAAGCGTATTACTTAGAACCAGTAAGTAACGAGCCATCTGATTGGTTATATAGTATGATGATGTTTTTGGATGCAGGTGATGGAACTGTCGGTGAACTATCATTTGCGGATGTAGATGGAGATTCGTACGTTGAAGTGTTCGCTCCATCTTACAGCACCAATGAACTTTTTGTCTATCGGTTCACCTAA
- the LOC143083590 gene encoding uncharacterized protein LOC143083590 isoform X2: MDLFLKYSVVAILSSHVLAFKFNLTKVTSFPIKYPGFTSLYEIFDNTVNSSKYDLLISTFDPVPFSTDTVQIVSDVGKQLSSNSSNIIPKIVTTKVTWPNEISGVPRSVFNKTMVAIPDGFLVPFKTDGSISLVDIDGKGPYKLTDDQTGKWFYHRVVWKDMDLDGDLDILTCRAREPVIGIGKDSKMLWLENPGNYYTPWRPTVIAHGPDIFVIDAVLNTTDGPRDCLIAAQFFTSSLTIYWVDNKIANWTDASKIKSRVIDNSIGNVFDVTVTDLNNDGKPDLLVTNNGEIGSLYAYEVPSDFRSGDFKRHSIATGFKPGISGTGKGAPGAAMPVYPNTKVNALL, encoded by the exons atggatttatttttaaaatactcaGTTGTCGCTATTTTAAGCAGCCATGTACTTGcttttaaattcaatttgacTAAAGTGACGTCGTTTCCTATTAAATATCCCGGATTTACGTCATTATACGAAATTTTTGACAATACTGTTAACTCTTCGAAGTATGACCTGCTTATATCAACATTTGATCCAGTGCCGTTCAGTACAGACACGGTGCAGATTGTTTCGGACGTAGGGAAACAACTCTCATCGAACAGCAGTAATATTATTCCAAAGATAGTCACAACAAAAGTGACATGGCCAAACGAGATTTCAGGAGTTCCAA GATCCGTTTTCAACAAAACAATGGTTGCAATTCCCGATGGATTCCTAGTGCCATTTAAAACAGATGGTTCCATAAGCCTGGTCGATATTGATGGGAAAGGACCTTACAAACTAACAGACGACCAAACAGGGAAATGGTTTTATCACAGAGTAGTGTGGAAAGATATGGACCTAGATGGAGACTTAGATATACTAACTTGTAGAGCTAGGGAACCTGTTATAGGAATAG GGAAAGATTCTAAAATGCTGTGGTTAGAAAATCCTGGGAATTACTATACACCTTGGCGACCAACTGTTATTGCACATGGACCAGACATCTTTGTCATTGATGCAGTATTGAATACAACAGATGGACCACGTGACTGTTTGATAGCTGCACAGTTCTTCACATCTAGTTTGACGATTTATTGGGTTGATAATAAGATAGCAAACTGGACCGATGCGTCTAAG ATTAAATCCAGGGTAATAGATAATAGCATTGGCAATGTATTTGATGTGACTGTGACTGATCTGAACAATGATGGTAAACCAGACCTTCTGGTTACTAATAATGGCGAAATTGGGTCTCTTTATGCCTATGAAGTACCTTCAGACTTTAg ATCTGGAGACTTCAAGAGACACTCAATAGCGACGGGATTTAAACCAGGAATATCTGGAACAGGGAAAGGAGCACCAGGAGCAGCAATGCCGGTGTATCCAAATACCAAAGTTAACGC TTTATTGTAG